The Desulfomicrobium orale DSM 12838 genome includes a window with the following:
- a CDS encoding enoyl-ACP reductase FabI, whose protein sequence is MLIQGKKALIFGVANDRSIAYAIARELKNNGASIALSYGSEVLRKRVEPIHQRLEGDFLFQCDVTDDEAIARSAELVAEKWGCFDILVHSVAFANRDDLKGRYVDTSRQGFHLALDISAYSLVALCQAYEKLLNDNGSVMAMTYYGAQKVVSNYNVMGVAKAALEASVRYLAMDLGERGIRVNAISAGPLKTLAASGISGFRSILATIAERAPLRRNITQEDVGKTGLFLASELSRSITGEVFFVDAGYNIMGI, encoded by the coding sequence ATGCTCATTCAAGGGAAAAAAGCCCTGATCTTCGGCGTGGCTAACGACAGAAGCATTGCCTACGCCATTGCCAGGGAACTGAAAAATAACGGCGCGTCCATTGCATTGTCTTATGGAAGTGAGGTGTTGAGGAAACGGGTGGAACCCATCCATCAGAGATTAGAAGGCGATTTCCTGTTCCAGTGTGATGTGACCGATGACGAGGCCATCGCGCGTTCCGCCGAGCTGGTGGCGGAAAAGTGGGGCTGTTTTGACATTCTCGTGCATTCCGTGGCTTTTGCCAACCGCGATGACCTGAAGGGCCGCTATGTGGATACTTCGCGTCAGGGCTTTCATCTGGCTCTCGATATTTCGGCCTATTCCCTGGTGGCTTTGTGCCAAGCCTATGAAAAACTGTTGAATGACAACGGTTCGGTCATGGCTATGACCTATTACGGGGCGCAGAAGGTCGTTTCCAACTATAACGTGATGGGAGTGGCCAAGGCCGCCTTGGAGGCCAGCGTGCGTTATCTGGCCATGGATTTGGGGGAGCGCGGTATCCGGGTCAACGCCATCAGCGCCGGGCCGCTGAAAACTTTGGCCGCGTCCGGCATCTCGGGGTTCAGGTCCATTCTGGCCACCATTGCGGAACGTGCCCCTCTGCGCCGCAACATCACCCAGGAAGATGTCGGCAAGACCGGGCTCTTTCTGGCTTCGGAACTCTCCAGATCCATCACGGGCGAGGTCTTCTTCGTGGATGCGGGCTACAATATCATGGGTATCTGA
- a CDS encoding phosphoribosylaminoimidazolesuccinocarboxamide synthase encodes MQVVTKTHIREYPLLSRGKVRDIYEIDPQTLLIVTTDRMSAFDVIMNEPLPYKGVVLNQITIFWMDMFKDLVPNHLLTTDVRDFPAKLASYAQELEGRAVLVRKARPFPIECIVRGYLTGSGYKDYVASGSVSGHRLPAGLVNSDKLSAPLFTPSTKAEQEKHDENITLADARSRIGEGLLKRIQDISLAIYSRGRDMAAERGIIIADTKFEFGLNGKDILLIDEVLTPDSSRFWPADRYAPGKSQPSFDKQYLRDWLVRSGWDMTPPAPALPEEVIAETQKKYLEAYERLTGSALQLP; translated from the coding sequence ATGCAAGTCGTCACCAAAACGCATATTCGCGAGTATCCTCTGCTTTCCCGTGGAAAGGTCAGAGATATCTACGAGATTGATCCGCAGACCCTGCTCATTGTGACCACGGACCGCATGTCCGCGTTCGATGTGATCATGAATGAGCCGCTTCCATACAAAGGCGTTGTGCTGAACCAGATCACCATTTTTTGGATGGACATGTTCAAAGATTTGGTCCCCAATCATCTGCTGACCACGGATGTGCGGGATTTTCCGGCCAAACTCGCCTCTTATGCTCAGGAACTGGAAGGCCGCGCCGTGCTGGTGCGCAAGGCTAGGCCTTTTCCCATCGAGTGCATCGTGCGCGGCTATCTGACCGGCTCCGGCTACAAGGATTATGTGGCCAGCGGCTCCGTGTCCGGCCACAGATTGCCGGCCGGCTTGGTGAATTCGGACAAATTGTCTGCGCCTCTTTTCACGCCGTCCACCAAGGCCGAGCAGGAAAAACACGACGAGAACATCACTCTGGCCGACGCCAGATCCCGGATCGGGGAGGGACTTCTGAAACGCATTCAGGATATTTCCCTGGCCATTTATTCCCGGGGACGGGATATGGCCGCCGAACGGGGCATCATCATTGCCGACACCAAGTTTGAATTCGGGCTGAACGGGAAGGATATTCTGCTTATCGACGAAGTGCTCACCCCCGACTCCTCGAGATTCTGGCCTGCGGACAGGTATGCGCCTGGGAAGTCTCAGCCCAGCTTTGACAAACAGTATTTGCGGGACTGGCTGGTACGCTCGGGCTGGGATATGACGCCTCCCGCTCCAGCGCTGCCGGAGGAAGTTATCGCCGAGACCCAGAAGAAATATCTGGAAGCTTATGAACGTCTGACTGGTTCCGCCCTGCAACTGCCGTAA
- a CDS encoding outer membrane homotrimeric porin gives MKRFAFVALLAALCFGVASSASATELKVKGNLDVYGIWSANLNDFNSDVPDADNYATTQRMRTYFTFLAHENLKAVLGLEMDHVWGQGGADWGTDGKGEIEIKHAYLDFNFPDTQVNVKAGLQEVALPSVFGNPIFDDDAAALMVSAPINDMVGVTVAYTRGVDGSDNFDASGKDKDDLDMAFLAVPVTTDALDITPYFAYAWAGKNTAAPAGSGGVGSNFAINDDATAWWLGLNAEIKVLDPLTFAADVIYGQGRTDDKDMKTKGWYAALAASYKFDMLTATLFSTYGTGVDDAKADKQTFLPTLAEGWGVTPYIGGVRAFNTGYDSFFSDAYGPVSDGTGLWTVGLDLNDITFVENLSHRLMVVYAQGTSDKNAGVSFDTKDSAWEVYLVNKYMIYENLAAINELGFLAPHLKDVKGEDPSYFGTIGFQYKF, from the coding sequence ATGAAACGTTTTGCTTTTGTAGCCCTGTTGGCGGCTCTGTGCTTCGGCGTCGCTTCCAGCGCTTCCGCCACCGAGCTGAAGGTGAAAGGCAATTTGGACGTATATGGCATCTGGTCCGCGAACCTGAATGATTTCAATTCGGATGTGCCCGATGCCGACAACTACGCTACTACCCAGCGTATGCGCACCTACTTTACGTTCCTGGCCCATGAGAACCTGAAAGCGGTTCTGGGCTTGGAAATGGATCATGTCTGGGGCCAGGGCGGCGCCGACTGGGGAACAGATGGTAAGGGTGAGATTGAAATCAAGCACGCCTATCTGGACTTCAACTTCCCCGACACTCAGGTCAACGTGAAGGCCGGTCTGCAGGAAGTGGCTCTGCCCAGTGTGTTCGGCAATCCCATCTTCGATGATGATGCTGCCGCTCTGATGGTCAGCGCCCCCATCAACGACATGGTCGGTGTGACCGTGGCCTATACCCGCGGCGTCGATGGCTCCGACAACTTTGATGCTTCCGGCAAAGACAAGGACGATCTGGACATGGCTTTTCTGGCCGTGCCTGTAACGACGGATGCTTTGGACATCACCCCTTACTTTGCGTACGCTTGGGCGGGCAAGAATACTGCCGCTCCGGCGGGCAGTGGTGGAGTAGGTTCCAACTTCGCCATCAATGACGACGCTACCGCATGGTGGCTGGGCCTCAATGCTGAAATAAAAGTTCTTGACCCGCTGACTTTTGCCGCTGACGTCATCTATGGTCAGGGTCGCACTGATGACAAGGACATGAAGACCAAGGGCTGGTATGCCGCTCTGGCCGCTTCCTACAAGTTTGACATGCTGACCGCCACTCTGTTCAGCACCTACGGTACTGGGGTTGACGATGCAAAGGCCGACAAGCAGACCTTCCTGCCGACTCTGGCCGAAGGCTGGGGCGTGACTCCTTATATCGGTGGCGTGCGCGCTTTCAACACCGGCTATGATTCCTTCTTCTCCGACGCCTATGGCCCCGTCAGCGACGGTACCGGCCTGTGGACCGTCGGTCTGGACCTGAACGACATTACTTTCGTGGAAAACCTGTCCCATCGCCTGATGGTCGTGTACGCTCAGGGTACTTCCGACAAGAACGCCGGCGTTTCCTTCGATACCAAGGACTCCGCTTGGGAAGTGTACCTCGTGAACAAGTATATGATTTATGAGAACTTGGCCGCCATCAACGAGCTGGGCTTCCTGGCTCCGCACCTGAAGGATGTGAAGGGCGAAGATCCTTCCTACTTCGGTACCATCGGCTTCCAGTACAAGTTCTAA